The Ictalurus punctatus breed USDA103 chromosome 6, Coco_2.0, whole genome shotgun sequence DNA segment aaacttattattattatattcaggtgtccacaaatatttgaccatataatgtatattcaGATATAAAATGAGCATCAATAGTTACAAATTATGAATGCATTAGattttaatgttttacatttGCAATTTAGAGTGCAGATACAAAAGAGTGGGGAggatgattttaaaaatgttttttaaaaaaaatgcccataatattttttaaaacagcacaGTCACAGGGTTAGTCATTatagaaaacacaaaaacagcataAGCTAAAATTTTATGTAGAGCGTATTGAACAAATATCGGAATGATTATGGAAgacaaagaaaatataaaaattggAGAGGCACAACAAATGTAGGTGATAGTGTACAgtaaaaacagtaataaaaactGAGTTGTTGTAATATGTGCAAtacccgtttttttttttttggaatccAATATGGATTGCAAAAAAAGTCGATTTACAAATTTGGCATGATACTTAATTTTATGGAGACTATATTCTACTAATTCTGGAATGATTATGGAAGGCTGTAAAGCATTATGAAAATAGAGAAATGCAGTGGTATGACAAAGGGTGATTAACAtcttacaaaattatctttaaaaactGGACTTATTTAGTCTGTAATTCATGCCCTGCACCATCATTGAAGAAGTTTTAAATGCTGCACTGAGCTGTTAGGCCATGGTCAGATCCTCCATGACATCTTTTGCATGTTTCCACAAGGCATCAACCAGAAGCTGAGCAGCTTTTTTGCTATTTGTGTACTCCAGAACTTTCCTCATCTTGGCCTGCTCTGTGTTCTCAGCTCGTACGTTTGCCACCATTTCATTAGTGAAGGGAAGGTCATCAACTATTCTAACAACAGCTTTTACATTATCAATAAGATGACCCCGGTTCTTCCTCAGAAATTCCTGATTATCTGGAGTATATAAAGAGGAGAAAGAAGTGAAGAGACAGAAGAGGTTAGAAATTCGTCAAAAACGTTCATCATACAGAAGCTGTTCATACTGTGGATTTTGGTTTCAGCTCATGGAAGCGCTAAACGCTGCCAGTGGATCAGGAGTTACCTGCAGTTTCCGCAGTACCAGCTTGAGAGGTGTTGCTGTCCTTTTTCTTATCTTTGAGAGCTAAGAAGACATgaagaaagtaattaaattcaTCATAGACAGGACAGCAATGcagagtgtgtgcgagtgtgtgtgagagaccgACACACGTGCACTATCAGACATACAtattgtatatacatacatatataatacgTATGTTAACATTTGCCATGCCGTCCTTTGACTTtgactagagagagagagctcgaGCTCAGTGGAACAGGACCACCAGCTGCACAATAACATCAACACTGTAAACATGCATACAATGCtaataaaacatattattattattattattattattattattatttattaagttgTGTGTAACCTTCTGTAACTTAATGTTACAAGTGCTTTGACGATGTAAAGCCTTTTACTATCTCAATAAAGCAACTTACATCTGTTAGCTTGAGAGCTCACAGTAcaacagtacaatacagtacttTGCTACCTGAGGTATTTACTGTTCCTATCCACTCCTTGAGCGCCGGTCTGGATTCATTCACATCGTCTTTCTTCAGCAGCTCTAGAAATTCGACGCAACAGGGATCtccttttttcaaaatgttgtCCAAGAGTTCAGTAACTTTCGCAATGGGATCTTTGATGCTTTTGAGCGTCATGTATTCAGACATGGTGATCAGCTTCCGGGAATGAACATGCTGGATAATCAGTTCCTCTCCCGATAGCCATTCAATAAGTTTCACTTTTTTATCCTGGATTATGTCCATTGTTCCTGAAAAGAATCATGCAGAGCTGTAGATTTACAAGTAAACTTTCAAATATCAAAGAAAACATAGTGTATAGCCGAATGTAGCCTGATATTGTAGCGTGCAGACTTGGATTTTCAGTCATTTCTGACCGGTTTTGTGAAGCTCTCTCTGTACATTAAGTACGATCATAGCTGAATTATTGATTACAGTTACTCTGGATTAACGCACCTAATCAGCTGCTTCTTCTCCGAGTGTCAGAaagtttttaataatatatatatactttctACATCAAGCACTTACCTTCGCTTTCGATTTTTCGAATGAACCGGAGTTATGTCTGCTCAACCACTAGATGGCGATAGGTGTGCATATGGAAAGCGTGTATGCCTACATGGACAAATTTAGACC contains these protein-coding regions:
- the LOC128632935 gene encoding uncharacterized protein LOC128632935, encoding MDIIQDKKVKLIEWLSGEELIIQHVHSRKLITMSEYMTLKSIKDPIAKVTELLDNILKKGDPCCVEFLELLKKDDVNESRPALKEWIGTVNTSALKDKKKDSNTSQAGTAETADNQEFLRKNRGHLIDNVKAVVRIVDDLPFTNEMVANVRAENTEQAKMRKVLEYTNSKKAAQLLVDALWKHAKDVMEDLTMA